A genomic segment from Polyangium mundeleinium encodes:
- a CDS encoding cytochrome c-type biogenesis protein — protein MTTRRTPLHLALLTAASLAAAWLTFDPHLAHGQHTGGTGTVSIQNETERQLFWSLICTCGCPRETLGTCPCDIAHQRRTALRELLAEGKTVEQAQDVYVSMYGPKSLAVPRNQGASRALWVVPLTAIVAGAGLVFVVLRRWQRRGLAAAAAGPAGTKATTKNDKRDAYDDRLDQELKDLDDE, from the coding sequence ATGACGACCCGACGAACACCGCTCCACCTCGCGCTGCTCACCGCGGCCAGCCTCGCCGCCGCGTGGCTGACGTTCGATCCGCACCTCGCGCACGGACAGCACACGGGCGGCACGGGGACCGTGTCGATCCAGAACGAGACCGAGCGCCAGCTCTTCTGGAGCCTCATCTGCACCTGCGGCTGCCCGCGCGAGACGCTCGGCACCTGCCCGTGCGACATCGCGCACCAGCGCCGCACCGCGCTGCGCGAGCTGCTCGCCGAGGGCAAGACGGTCGAGCAGGCGCAGGACGTCTACGTCTCGATGTACGGGCCCAAATCGCTCGCCGTGCCGCGCAACCAGGGCGCGAGCCGCGCGCTTTGGGTCGTGCCCCTCACGGCGATCGTGGCCGGGGCCGGGCTCGTGTTCGTCGTCCTGCGACGCTGGCAGCGACGTGGGCTCGCCGCCGCGGCGGCAGGGCCCGCGGGGACGAAGGCCACGACCAAAAACGACAAGCGTGACGCCTACGACGACAGGCTCGATCAGGAGCTGAAGGACCTCGACGACGAATGA
- a CDS encoding zinc ribbon domain-containing protein encodes MSSETSTDKRAVDKRDRGLGGVAPRAGAEPPNGDRGLGGAASRAEAEPPNVDQELERKIADAVKVGVPAVTAILALLGGMFVDVPTAILVLAAGVLVTVIASFWASLRTLLGETPLSGADAYAIGAPPRAEEEQKRAVIRALKDLEFERSVGKISEEDYRVLVTKYRAEAKRLLQALDQSAAPGRERAEVLVQRRLKQLGLLDDEKEETDEDDEADEAAEAPAPKAEAKAAPEPAAAKEEADEASKKPKKKKKAKTPAKATSDEAAAQRACDACGTENDEDALFCKKCGARMAAPEPAEETREAKKADEEAEAS; translated from the coding sequence ATGAGCTCCGAGACCAGCACGGACAAACGCGCCGTGGACAAGCGGGACCGGGGGCTCGGGGGCGTAGCTCCGCGTGCCGGAGCGGAGCCCCCGAACGGCGACCGCGGGCTCGGGGGCGCAGCTTCGCGCGCCGAAGCGGAGCCCCCGAACGTCGACCAGGAGCTCGAGCGCAAGATCGCGGATGCCGTGAAGGTCGGCGTTCCGGCCGTGACGGCCATCCTCGCGCTCCTCGGGGGCATGTTCGTCGACGTGCCCACGGCCATCCTGGTCCTCGCGGCCGGCGTCCTCGTGACGGTGATCGCGAGCTTCTGGGCGAGCCTGCGCACGCTGCTCGGCGAGACGCCGCTCTCCGGCGCCGACGCCTACGCGATCGGCGCTCCGCCTCGCGCCGAGGAGGAGCAGAAGCGCGCCGTGATCCGCGCGCTCAAGGACCTCGAATTCGAGCGCAGCGTCGGCAAGATCAGCGAGGAGGACTATCGCGTCCTCGTCACGAAATACCGCGCCGAAGCCAAGCGCCTGCTGCAAGCCCTCGACCAGAGCGCGGCGCCGGGCCGTGAGCGGGCCGAGGTGCTCGTGCAGCGGCGCCTGAAGCAGCTCGGCCTGCTCGACGACGAGAAGGAAGAGACGGACGAGGACGACGAAGCGGACGAGGCCGCGGAGGCCCCGGCGCCGAAGGCAGAGGCCAAGGCCGCGCCGGAGCCGGCGGCGGCGAAGGAAGAGGCCGACGAGGCCTCGAAGAAGCCCAAGAAAAAGAAGAAGGCGAAGACGCCCGCGAAGGCGACGAGCGACGAGGCCGCCGCGCAGCGCGCGTGTGATGCGTGCGGCACGGAGAACGACGAGGACGCTTTGTTCTGCAAGAAATGCGGCGCGCGCATGGCCGCACCCGAGCCCGCGGAGGAGACCCGCGAGGCGAAGAAGGCCGACGAGGAGGCGGAAGCGTCGTGA
- a CDS encoding carboxypeptidase-like regulatory domain-containing protein, protein MNSNRRTRLGILGAALTVAAAAISLPHVATAAGEDKPAAAKKADEAPKKPDAKAEKDKPSADKPDAGPGDAGAGDGGKTAGPLPAGHPDVGELPPGHPSVDEGAEADPHAGESPHGANPHGDAPRRGGNSGFFEAPPDTAVEDQTLPPGTMVFTIRDADDRPIPNATAILGILKSSVAQGDKRERREITTDAEGTARLDGLPVGAGTSYRVTTMRGLGTYATDAFALSDKAGKRVVLHAYEATDNVEGALVGAQAFVFVSLREGVLSVEQLFNVFNIGKVAWVPGKGAAQVGLPEGYQAFRIPDGMTDVRFIDEPTKGPWLSGTIAPGRHEASFSYQVPLDGKDRQTFRVELPPRVGEVRIFSEANKTMGLQVAGFPEAQRQAGRDGRKVMVTMRQAMQGERGINALDITITGLPVPGNTRWFALFFALSAAGLAAAYTIRQRAEGAVPDEAKDDLLEAREALLGEFVALEKAHQKGDIGPKTYGRLKAALLDALARIEARLDEVKAARAEQRRRDREGTRRPRGEARGEGGSA, encoded by the coding sequence GTGAACTCGAACCGACGAACCCGCCTCGGGATCCTCGGCGCGGCCCTCACCGTCGCCGCCGCCGCGATCTCGCTGCCGCACGTGGCGACCGCCGCGGGCGAGGACAAGCCCGCGGCGGCGAAGAAGGCCGACGAGGCCCCGAAAAAGCCGGACGCGAAGGCCGAGAAGGACAAGCCCAGCGCGGACAAGCCCGACGCGGGGCCCGGGGATGCGGGCGCGGGGGACGGCGGCAAGACGGCCGGGCCGCTTCCCGCCGGACATCCCGACGTCGGCGAGCTCCCGCCGGGGCATCCGAGCGTCGACGAAGGCGCGGAGGCCGATCCACACGCCGGCGAATCGCCGCACGGGGCGAACCCGCACGGGGATGCGCCGCGCCGCGGCGGAAACAGCGGCTTTTTCGAGGCGCCGCCCGACACCGCGGTCGAGGATCAAACGCTCCCACCGGGCACGATGGTCTTCACGATCCGCGACGCCGACGACCGCCCGATCCCGAACGCGACCGCGATCCTCGGCATCCTCAAGAGCAGCGTGGCGCAAGGCGACAAGCGCGAGCGTCGTGAGATCACGACCGACGCGGAAGGCACGGCGCGGCTCGACGGGCTGCCGGTCGGCGCAGGCACGAGTTACCGCGTCACCACGATGCGTGGCCTCGGCACGTACGCGACGGACGCGTTCGCGCTCTCCGACAAGGCGGGCAAGCGCGTCGTTTTGCACGCTTACGAAGCGACCGACAACGTCGAAGGCGCGCTCGTCGGCGCGCAGGCGTTCGTGTTCGTGTCGCTGCGCGAGGGCGTGCTCTCGGTCGAGCAGCTCTTCAACGTCTTCAACATCGGCAAGGTCGCGTGGGTGCCGGGCAAAGGCGCCGCGCAGGTCGGCCTGCCCGAGGGCTATCAAGCCTTCCGCATCCCCGACGGCATGACCGACGTGCGGTTCATCGACGAGCCCACGAAGGGGCCGTGGCTCTCGGGCACGATCGCGCCTGGTCGGCACGAGGCCTCGTTCAGCTACCAGGTCCCGCTCGACGGCAAGGATCGACAAACGTTCCGCGTCGAGCTGCCGCCGCGCGTCGGCGAAGTGCGCATCTTCTCCGAGGCGAACAAGACCATGGGCCTCCAGGTCGCCGGCTTCCCCGAGGCGCAACGCCAGGCGGGGCGCGACGGACGCAAGGTGATGGTGACGATGCGCCAGGCGATGCAAGGCGAGCGCGGCATCAACGCGCTCGACATCACCATCACGGGGCTGCCCGTGCCCGGAAACACGCGGTGGTTCGCGCTGTTCTTCGCGCTCTCGGCGGCCGGGCTCGCCGCGGCGTACACGATCCGCCAGCGCGCCGAGGGCGCGGTGCCCGACGAGGCGAAGGACGATCTGCTCGAAGCACGCGAGGCGCTGCTCGGCGAGTTCGTCGCGCTGGAGAAGGCGCATCAAAAGGGCGATATCGGTCCGAAGACGTACGGTCGGCTCAAGGCCGCGCTGCTCGACGCGCTCGCGCGGATCGAAGCGCGCCTCGACGAGGTGAAGGCCGCGCGCGCCGAGCAGCGCAGGCGCGATCGGGAAGGTACACGACGACCCCGAGGGGAGGCCCGCGGCGAGGGTGGCTCGGCCTGA
- a CDS encoding formylglycine-generating enzyme family protein, translating into MARPEARGARPIVRTIGLFTLSIGLAVAVVLVARDRAAPPARCAPGMTPLGARCCGEGQTLAGDRCVGKPERCAAGLVVTEAGCVATPRAVGIAAGLLRIGPSDWEAQGQVTPRAVPMEAFALDAYEVTEARYAACVAASVCPPVALSGEPGRALAGVRLSEARTFCAWAGGSLPTPEELAFAAAGAKGRRYAWGDTGAVCRRAAWGLARGPCGEGATGPEVAGSHPDGASPEGAHDLAGNVAEWATPKAGAAEGPALAEARGGSFGDGAASALRSWNRLEIAASTRSAEVGFRCAYPFAAAAEGGALPR; encoded by the coding sequence GTGGCTCGGCCTGAGGCGCGCGGGGCGAGGCCGATTGTCCGGACGATCGGCCTCTTCACCCTTTCGATCGGGCTCGCCGTCGCCGTGGTGCTCGTGGCGCGGGATCGCGCTGCGCCGCCGGCCCGGTGCGCGCCCGGGATGACGCCGCTGGGGGCGCGTTGTTGTGGGGAAGGACAAACCCTCGCGGGGGATCGTTGCGTGGGCAAACCGGAACGATGCGCGGCGGGGCTCGTCGTGACGGAGGCCGGGTGCGTGGCCACGCCGCGCGCCGTGGGCATCGCGGCCGGCCTCTTGCGGATCGGGCCGAGTGATTGGGAGGCGCAAGGTCAGGTCACGCCGCGCGCCGTGCCGATGGAGGCCTTCGCTCTCGACGCCTACGAGGTCACGGAGGCACGTTATGCCGCCTGCGTGGCCGCGTCCGTTTGCCCGCCCGTTGCGCTTTCAGGCGAGCCCGGTCGTGCGCTTGCTGGAGTGCGGTTGTCCGAGGCGCGTACGTTTTGCGCGTGGGCCGGCGGCTCGCTTCCAACGCCGGAAGAGCTCGCCTTTGCGGCCGCGGGAGCCAAAGGCCGACGGTATGCTTGGGGCGACACCGGCGCGGTTTGTCGGCGGGCGGCGTGGGGGCTCGCGCGCGGGCCTTGTGGCGAAGGCGCGACGGGGCCGGAGGTCGCGGGCTCGCATCCGGACGGCGCTTCGCCCGAGGGCGCGCACGATCTCGCCGGCAACGTGGCCGAGTGGGCGACGCCCAAAGCGGGCGCGGCCGAGGGCCCGGCGCTCGCCGAGGCGCGGGGCGGGTCGTTCGGCGACGGCGCGGCGAGCGCGCTGCGAAGCTGGAATCGCCTGGAGATCGCGGCGAGCACGCGCTCGGCCGAGGTCGGCTTCCGGTGTGCGTATCCGTTCGCGGCGGCGGCCGAGGGCGGCGCCCTTCCGCGCTGA
- a CDS encoding CinA family nicotinamide mononucleotide deamidase-related protein: MTAAILSIGTELTRGEIVNTNAAWISAELTAAGFTVDVIDAIPDDIDQIVATLRTLAKAHRLVVVTGGLGPTTDDLTAAAAASAAGVTLVRDESALLAIRRRVESRGKTMNAGHEKQADLPAGADVLPNSVGSAPGFSIPIGDTPLFFLPGVPREMKRMFTDQVLPRIRPSAPNNTFQVRLRTYGLGESLVGQALAGIEGTHTGVTLGYRVHFPEVDVKVHARGANREVARDLALRASTEVKARLGDVVYGEGDEAFTEMVGRAVRSRGYRLALAESCTGGLIAHMLTRYPASDYLVGGAVVYANSAKTRLLGVSEDTLRGHGAVSAEVAAEMAEGVRRTCETDVGLSVTGIAGPTGGTAEKPVGLVYWAVAHPGGTVVRNKVFQGEREEVQIAAAYAVLDLLRRIALGLPERAL; the protein is encoded by the coding sequence ATGACCGCCGCGATTCTCTCGATCGGTACCGAGCTCACCCGAGGCGAAATCGTCAACACGAACGCGGCGTGGATCTCCGCGGAGCTGACGGCCGCGGGCTTCACCGTGGATGTGATCGACGCGATCCCCGACGACATCGACCAGATCGTCGCGACGCTGCGCACGCTCGCAAAGGCGCATCGGCTCGTCGTCGTGACGGGAGGGCTCGGCCCGACCACGGACGATCTGACGGCGGCGGCCGCCGCGAGCGCCGCGGGTGTGACGCTCGTGCGGGACGAGAGCGCGCTGCTCGCGATCCGGCGACGCGTGGAGTCGCGCGGCAAGACGATGAACGCGGGCCACGAGAAGCAGGCCGATCTGCCGGCGGGCGCGGACGTGCTGCCGAACAGCGTGGGCTCGGCGCCGGGGTTTTCGATCCCGATCGGGGACACGCCGCTCTTCTTCCTGCCGGGTGTGCCGCGCGAGATGAAGCGCATGTTCACGGACCAGGTCTTGCCGCGAATCCGGCCCTCGGCACCGAACAACACGTTCCAGGTGCGCCTGCGGACGTACGGGCTCGGCGAGAGCCTCGTCGGACAGGCGCTCGCGGGCATCGAGGGCACGCACACGGGCGTGACGCTCGGCTATCGGGTGCATTTCCCCGAGGTCGACGTGAAGGTGCACGCGCGGGGCGCCAATCGCGAAGTCGCGCGGGACCTCGCGCTGCGGGCCTCGACCGAGGTGAAGGCGCGGCTCGGCGACGTGGTGTACGGCGAGGGCGACGAGGCGTTCACCGAGATGGTGGGCCGCGCGGTGCGCAGCCGCGGCTATCGGCTGGCGCTGGCAGAGTCGTGCACGGGCGGGCTCATCGCGCACATGCTGACGCGATATCCGGCGAGCGATTACCTCGTGGGCGGCGCGGTGGTGTACGCGAACAGCGCGAAGACGCGGCTGCTCGGGGTCTCGGAGGATACGCTGCGGGGCCACGGCGCGGTGTCGGCCGAGGTGGCGGCGGAGATGGCCGAGGGTGTGCGCCGCACCTGCGAGACGGACGTGGGCCTGTCGGTGACGGGCATCGCGGGCCCGACAGGCGGCACGGCCGAGAAACCCGTGGGCCTCGTGTACTGGGCCGTCGCGCATCCGGGCGGCACGGTCGTGCGGAACAAGGTTTTTCAGGGCGAACGCGAGGAGGTGCAGATCGCGGCGGCGTATGCCGTGCTGGATCTGCTCCGCCGCATTGCGCTCGGTTTGCCCGAGCGGGCGCTGTAA
- the acnA gene encoding aconitate hydratase AcnA encodes MADSFGAKSTLSVSGKSYTIYRLRALASDADLARLPVSLRILLENLLRHEDGRVVRKEHVEAVLRWDAKAAPSQEISFHPARVLLQDFTGVPAVVDLAAMREAFAGMGGDPNRINPLSPADLVIDHSVEVNYFGTRDSLVRNAELEYQRNEERYVFLRWGQQAFENFRVVPPDTGICHQVNLEYLARAVMTDAEGCAFPDTLVGTDSHTTMINGLGVVGWGVGGIEAEAALLGQPVTMLVPEVVGFKLTGSLREGATATDLVLTVTEMLRKKKVVGKFVEFYGPGLASLSLPDRATIANMAPEYGATIGFFPIDGETISFLRFTGRSEEQVALVEAYCKEQGIFRTDGMPDPIFSDTLELDLGAVEPSIAGPKRPQDRIRLAAARTGYRKSLHSMIEKSFGDIDAATVAKWCDEPSADKPADDAIAARMLVRDKVLKPVAIEEGDTSYNLRHGSVVIAAITSCTNTSNPAVMLAAGILAKKAVERGLTAKPWVKTSCAPGSQVVADYYEASGLLPYLEALGFHLVGYGCTTCIGNSGALPDTIVDAIKKGDLVAASVLSGNRNFEGRINPSVRMNFLMSPPLVVAYALRGDMDWDPYSEPIGKDRNGTPVYLRDIWPTAAEVRETIRSAVKSEQFKTRYDNALVGDVAWQKLNVPAGKTFSWDDKSTYVRKPPFFENLGKQPQPVTDIVGARVLALLGDSVTTDHISPAGNIAKTSPAARYLVEHGVQPADFNSYGARRGNHEVMMRGTFANIRIKNALLGGEEGPNTLHLPAGTKLSIYDAAMKYAEEKVPLVVLAGVEYGTGSSRDWAAKGTKLLGVRAVIAKSFERIHRSNLVGMGVLPLEFAAGEDAQTLGLDGRETFDIKGIAEGVTPFKKLEVVAKKADGTTKTFTATARIDTPNEADYYLNGGILQYVLRQMAK; translated from the coding sequence ATGGCAGACAGCTTCGGTGCTAAGAGCACCCTTTCGGTTTCGGGCAAGTCCTACACGATCTACCGCCTTCGGGCCCTCGCGAGTGACGCCGACCTCGCGCGCCTCCCGGTCTCCCTGCGCATCCTCCTCGAGAACCTTCTTCGTCACGAGGATGGTCGCGTCGTCCGCAAGGAGCACGTCGAGGCCGTGCTCCGCTGGGATGCCAAGGCTGCGCCTTCCCAGGAGATCTCCTTCCACCCGGCGCGTGTTCTCCTGCAGGACTTCACGGGCGTTCCCGCCGTCGTCGACCTCGCTGCCATGCGCGAGGCCTTCGCGGGCATGGGCGGCGATCCCAACCGCATCAACCCGCTCTCCCCGGCCGATCTCGTCATCGACCATTCGGTCGAGGTGAACTACTTCGGCACCCGCGACTCGCTCGTTCGCAACGCCGAGCTCGAGTACCAGCGCAACGAAGAGCGGTACGTCTTCCTCCGCTGGGGCCAGCAGGCCTTCGAGAACTTCCGCGTCGTTCCGCCGGACACCGGCATCTGCCACCAGGTCAACCTCGAGTACCTCGCCCGCGCCGTCATGACCGACGCCGAGGGCTGCGCCTTCCCCGACACCCTCGTCGGCACCGACTCGCACACCACCATGATCAACGGCCTCGGCGTCGTTGGCTGGGGCGTGGGCGGCATCGAGGCCGAGGCCGCGCTCCTCGGCCAGCCCGTCACCATGCTCGTCCCCGAGGTCGTCGGCTTCAAGCTCACGGGCAGCCTGCGCGAGGGCGCCACGGCGACCGACCTCGTCCTCACGGTCACCGAGATGCTTCGCAAGAAGAAGGTCGTCGGCAAGTTCGTCGAGTTCTACGGCCCGGGCCTCGCGTCGCTCTCGCTCCCGGATCGCGCGACGATCGCGAACATGGCGCCCGAGTACGGCGCCACGATCGGCTTCTTCCCGATCGACGGCGAGACGATCTCGTTCCTGCGCTTCACGGGCCGCTCCGAGGAGCAGGTCGCGCTCGTCGAGGCCTACTGCAAGGAGCAGGGCATCTTCCGCACCGACGGCATGCCCGATCCGATCTTCAGCGACACGCTCGAGCTCGACCTCGGCGCCGTCGAGCCCTCGATCGCCGGCCCCAAGCGCCCGCAGGATCGCATTCGCCTCGCGGCCGCGCGCACCGGGTATCGCAAGAGCTTGCACTCGATGATCGAGAAGAGCTTCGGCGACATCGACGCGGCGACCGTCGCGAAGTGGTGCGACGAGCCGAGCGCCGACAAGCCCGCGGACGACGCCATCGCGGCGCGCATGCTCGTCCGCGACAAGGTCTTGAAGCCCGTCGCCATCGAGGAGGGCGACACCTCGTACAACCTCCGCCACGGCTCGGTCGTCATCGCGGCGATCACCTCGTGCACGAACACGTCGAACCCGGCGGTCATGCTCGCGGCGGGCATCCTCGCGAAGAAGGCCGTCGAGCGTGGCCTTACCGCCAAGCCGTGGGTGAAGACCTCGTGCGCGCCCGGCTCGCAGGTCGTCGCCGATTATTACGAGGCGTCCGGCTTGCTCCCGTACCTCGAGGCGCTCGGCTTCCACCTCGTCGGCTACGGCTGCACCACCTGCATCGGCAACTCCGGCGCGCTCCCCGACACGATCGTCGATGCCATCAAGAAGGGCGACCTCGTCGCGGCGAGCGTGCTCAGCGGCAACCGCAACTTCGAGGGCCGCATCAACCCGAGCGTGCGCATGAACTTCCTCATGTCGCCGCCCCTCGTCGTCGCCTACGCGCTCCGCGGCGACATGGACTGGGATCCGTACTCCGAGCCGATTGGCAAGGATCGCAACGGCACGCCCGTCTACCTCCGCGACATCTGGCCGACCGCGGCCGAGGTCCGCGAGACGATCCGCTCGGCCGTGAAGAGCGAGCAGTTCAAGACCCGGTACGACAATGCCCTCGTCGGCGACGTCGCCTGGCAGAAGCTCAACGTCCCCGCGGGCAAGACCTTCTCCTGGGATGACAAGTCCACCTACGTCCGCAAGCCGCCGTTCTTCGAGAACCTCGGCAAGCAGCCGCAGCCGGTCACGGACATCGTGGGCGCGCGCGTGCTCGCGCTCCTCGGCGACAGCGTCACGACGGACCACATCTCGCCGGCGGGCAACATCGCGAAGACGAGCCCTGCGGCGCGGTACCTCGTGGAGCACGGCGTCCAGCCGGCCGACTTCAACTCGTACGGCGCGCGTCGTGGCAACCACGAGGTGATGATGCGAGGCACCTTCGCCAACATCCGCATCAAGAACGCGCTGCTCGGCGGCGAGGAAGGCCCGAACACGCTCCACCTCCCGGCGGGCACGAAGCTCAGCATCTACGACGCGGCGATGAAGTATGCCGAGGAGAAGGTGCCGCTCGTGGTCCTCGCGGGCGTCGAGTATGGCACGGGCTCGTCGCGTGACTGGGCGGCGAAGGGCACGAAGCTGCTCGGCGTGCGCGCGGTCATCGCGAAGAGCTTCGAGCGCATCCACCGCTCGAACCTCGTCGGCATGGGCGTGCTCCCGCTCGAGTTCGCCGCGGGCGAGGACGCGCAGACCCTCGGCCTCGATGGCCGCGAGACCTTCGACATCAAGGGCATCGCCGAGGGGGTCACGCCCTTCAAGAAGCTCGAGGTCGTGGCGAAGAAGGCGGACGGCACCACGAAGACGTTCACGGCGACGGCCCGCATCGATACGCCGAACGAGGCGGATTACTACCTGAACGGCGGCATTCTCCAGTACGTGCTGCGGCAGATGGCGAAGTAA